A window of Castanea sativa cultivar Marrone di Chiusa Pesio chromosome 1, ASM4071231v1 contains these coding sequences:
- the LOC142636989 gene encoding uncharacterized protein LOC142636989: MVIGETKVSGERAKRISDRINLDEAIFAYSIGLLRGLWVLWDFDQFEIAKLASTEQEVHLIVTSTAKPPWLLSAIYASPRYAERRLLWENLESVATLHSMPWVIAGDFNEVLMGEDKFDGCSVNISGALFVLHLENTHSDHCPIKLCFEKQGGLQFPKPFRFQAMWFSDPSFPRVVREAWNNTPSLQQALSTFSSKVSNWNKNPFGSLFHRKRRIIAKLKGIQESMSLRPNAFLVDLESKLRLDYAEVAKIEEEF, encoded by the exons ATGGTCATTGGTGAGACCAAAGTTAGTGGTGAGAGAGCTAAGAGGATCTCGGATAGAATAAACCTTGATGAGGCAATCTTTGCGTATTCTATTGGCCTGCTTAGAGGGTTGTGGGTTCTTTGGGACTTTGACCAATTTGAGATTGCTAAATTAGCTTCCACTGAGCAAGAAGTTCATTTGATTGTCACGTCCACAGCGAAACCTCCCTGGCTTCTTTCAGCCATTTATGCTAGCCCGAGGTATGCTGAGAGACGGCTGCTTTGGGAAAATCTAGAGTCTGTGGCTACCCTTCATTCCATGCCCTGGGTTATAGCAGGAGACTTTAACGAAGTGCTTATGGGGGAAGATAAGTTTGATGGGTGTTCGGTCAACATAAGTGGAGCCCTTT TTGTTCTTCACCTAGAAAACACTCACTCGGATCACTGCCCCATTAAACTATGTTTTGAGAAACAGGGGGGTCTTCAATTCCCCAAGCCTTTCCGATTCCAAGCTATGTGGTTTTCGGATCCAAGCTTTCCAAGGGTGGTAAGGGAAGCTTGGAATAATACCCCCTCTCTGCAACAGGCTTTGTCAACTTTCTCTTCCAAGGTAAGCAACTGGAACAAGAATCCTTTTGGTAGCCTTTTTCATAGGAAAAGAAGGATCATAGCCAAACTTAAGGGGATTCAAGAAAGTATGTCTCTAAGACCCAATGCTTTCCTGGTTGATTTAGAAAGTAAGCTGAGATTGGATTATGCTGAGGTGGCCAAAATCGAAGAGGAATTCTAG